A portion of the Pararge aegeria chromosome 10, ilParAegt1.1, whole genome shotgun sequence genome contains these proteins:
- the LOC120627032 gene encoding zonadhesin-like, translated as MLTTIPTKPTLRCKKNEILKKCRTICPPQLCNISFTDFACDPIKKCEQGCDCIKNYLRDDNGICIPNNKCLSGPRPNLCPENEVWKECRTICQPQWCNISFISFAPCGENPKCEPGCDCVPNYLRDLKGICIPTEKCLSSESECGKYQEQSDCADYYSAQPQITLCRPGCRCIKGYSRNPQNECVPTQPQCGKYQEKSDCADNYSAEPQITVCRPGCRCITGYTRNKLNECEIKCGKNEEASECKQVCPPLDCRWDPTKMACKPGPCQAGCNCIKGYLTNSQGVCIPKEQCPKIPQECPENEEPTDCAKNMDPNQSTLTIKCRPCQCIENFVRNSDGVCVSKDKLCDGDRNTTYTQCPNRCTSTCKNPNGICTKLCREGYGCGCKPGYLYSDDRKCILPQDCPGGNPCKDNQTFVYCNAGCPTANCPEDDNQGEIACDQPYPCASGCACKRNYKWLNNEREKCVLASECPPVKCTRKNEIWAPCSSRCSSDKCRDRGTSICTISIGGQECQPQCVCKKGYLRNESGICVPIAECPPQCGKNEVPTECAVDYPQTLSKDDAIAERIRCLPGCKCIDGYTKVNGVCTRISLCGKNEEPNDCPIIFYPQPEPDILVVQSNEKIRCRQCRCIKGFEYSSSGVCIPISRCGKNEEANICPVILNPRAEPDILVVESTEKIRCRPCRCIKGYEYSSSGVCIPKNTLCKGDQNKTYTECPNRCQSTCKNPEAICTEKCEPKGCECKFGYIKNDDGICVLPQDCPGGNPCGYNQTYTACKFGCPTNYCPKDDSLAQVACLPAFPCSGGCACKRNYLLASEKDKRCILGSECAPFKCTRINEMYDSCPGPCLSENCGDVKVVTCNTLLPHECRPRCVCQDGYQRSLSTGECIPIRACDNNPSIDVYRL; from the exons atgctaaccactatacCAACAA AGCCCACCCTCCGCTGTAAAAAGAATGAAATACTCAAGAAATGCAGAACAATATGTCCCCCGCAATTGTGCAACATTTCCTTCACGGACTTCGCATGTGACCCTATCAAGAAGTGCGAGCAGGGCTGTGATTGTATCAAGAACTATCTTCGGGATGACAATGGAATCTGCATTCCAAACAATAAATGTCTATCGG GGCCGAGACCCAATCTGTGCCCTGAGAATGAGGTATGGAAGGAATGTCGGACTATCTGTCAACCGCAGTGGTGCAACATATCGTTCATTTCATTTGCTCCCTGCGGTGAAAACCCCAAGTGCGAGCCAGGATGTGACTGTGTGCCGAATTATCTCCGGGATCTCAAAGGAATTTGCATTCCAACTGAGAAATGCCTTTCCT CTGAATCTGAATGTGGAAAATACCAAGAGCAATCGGACTGTGCTGACTACTATTCGGCTCAGCCGCAAATAACACTCTGCAGGCCAGGATGCAGATGTATAAAGGGCTATAGTAGAAACCCTCAGAACGAATGTGTACCAA CTCAACCACAATGTGGAAAATACCAGGAAAAATCAGACTGTGCTGACAATTATTCCGCCGAGCCGCAAATCACAGTTTGCAGGCCAGGATGCAGATGTATCACGGGTTATACTAGAAACAAGCTCAATGAATGtgaaataa AATGTGGTAAAAACGAGGAAGCCTCCGAATGCAAGCAAGTTTGTCCTCCACTAGACTGTCGTTGGGACCCTACCAAGATGGCCTGCAAACCTGGACCCTGTCAAGCTGGATGCAATTGTATTAAAGGGTACTTAACGAATAGCCAAGGCGTTTGTATACCCAAAGAACAGTGTCCAAAAA TTCCTCAAGAATGTCCGGAAAACGAAGAACCAACGGATTGTGCTAAAAATATGGACCCAAATCAATCCACTCTGACGATTAAATGCCGACCTTGCCAATGTATCGAGAACTTTGTGAGAAACAGTGACGGTGTATGCGTGTCAA AGGATAAACTGTGCGACGGTGATCGAAACACGACTTACACTCAATGCCCAAACCGATGCACGTCAACATGCAAAAACCCTAATGGCATTTGCACTAAGTTATGTCGAGAAGGCTATGGCTGTGGATGCAAACCTGGTTATCTTTATTCGGATGACAGAAAATGTATTCTACCACAAGACTGTCCAG gtggAAATCCATGCAAGGATAATCAGACTTTCGTCTACTGCAACGCCGGGTGCCCAACCGCTAATTGTCCAGAGGATGACAACCAAGGTGAAATAGCTTGCGATCAACCGTATCCCTGTGCATCTGGATGCGCTTGCAAGAGGAATTACAAATGGCTGAACAACGAACGTGAAAAATGCGTCCTAGCTTCGGAATGTC CTCCAGTCAAATGCACGAGGAAAAACGAAATCTGGGCTCCATGTTCTTCAAGATGCTCTTCAGACAAGTGCAGGGACAGAGGTACATCGATATGCACAATATCAATTGGAGGCCAGGAATGTCAACCACAATGCGTTTGCAAAAAAGGATACCTCAGGAATGAGTCAGGCATCTGCGTACCTATTGCTGAATGCC CACCGCAATGTGGTAAGAACGAAGTACCAACGGAATGTGCTGTCGATTACCCACAAACTCTTTCCAAGGATGACGCTATCGCCGAAAGGATAAGATGCTTGCCTGGATGCAAATGTATTGACGGTTACACGAAAGTTAACGGTGTATGTACTCgaa TTTCTCTGTGTGGAAAAAATGAAGAACCAAATGATTGCCCTATCATATTTTATCCACAACCAGAGCCTGACATTTTAGTTGTCCAATCAAACGAGAAGATCAGATGTAGGCAATGCAGATGTATTAAAGGGTTTGAGTATAGCAGTAGCGGTGTATGCATTCCTA TTTCTCGGTGTGGAAAAAACGAAGAAGCAAATATTTGCCCTGTTATATTGAATCCACGAGCAGAGCCTGACATTTTAGTTGTGGAATCAACCGAGAAGATCAGATGTAGGCCATGCAGATGTATCAAAGGGTATGAGTATAGCAGTAGCGGTGTATGCATTCCTA AAAATACACTGTGCAAGGGTGATCAAAACAAAACCTACACAGAATGTCCCAATCGGTGCCAGTCAACCTGCAAAAACCCAGAGGCAATTTGCACAGAAAAATGTGAACCAAAAGGTTGCGAGTGCAAATTTGGTTACATTAAGAATGATGACGGCATATGTGTTTTACCACAAGACTGTCCAG GTGGAAATCCTTGCGGGTATAATCAAACATATACGGCATGTAAATTCGGTTGCCCCACCAACTATTGTCCAAAGGATGACAGCTTGGCTCAAGTGGCTTGTTTGCCAGCATTCCCCTGCTCTGGAGGTTGCGCTTGTAAAAGGAATTATCTGCTGGCCAGTGAGAAAGACAAGAGATGTATCCTAGGTTCCGAATGTG CTCCTTTCAAATGCACGAGGATAAACGAAATGTATGACTCCTGCCCTGGGCCATGCCTCTCGGAGAATTGCGGTGACGTTAAAGTGGTTACATGCAACACCCTCCTTCCACACGAATGTAGGCCACGGTGCGTGTGTCAAGATGGATATCAAAGGAGTCTTTCCACAGGCGAATGTATCCCTATCCGAGCTTGCG ataACAATCCCTCTATTGACGTTTATCGTCTATAA